A genomic segment from Chitinophaga flava encodes:
- the ftsH gene encoding ATP-dependent zinc metalloprotease FtsH, with product MEKGGNNFNKGSEKAPKKGPKFNIYWVYAFIGLALLAMNFFDFRSPTKEISFQEFQVNYLKPGDVDKLVVVNKKYVEVYIKQDSLKLPKFTEVAKSKFGGLNPGPHYRFSIGSEESFKKDIDKAQEGIPMESQVKISYDERQSWFEPIFQLLLPIILIIGLWILLMRKMGGPAGGSGGPGGIFNIGKSKATLFDKGTRVNITFNDVAGLDEAKVEVMEIVDFLKNPKKYTSLGGKIPKGALLVGPPGTGKTLLAKAMAGEAQVPFFSMSGSDFVELFVGVGASRVRDLFKQAREKAPCIIFIDEIDAIGRARGKNVMMSNDERENTLNQLLVEMDGFGTDSGIIILAATNRPDVLDSALLRPGRFDRQISIDKPDLAGRETIFEVHLKPIKTSPNLDVKKLASMTPGFAGADIANVCNEAALIAARKGKTQVEMEDFNDAIDRVIGGLEKKNKIISPEEKEVIAYHEAGHAICGWYLEHANPLVKVTIVPRGVAALGYAQYLPKEQYLYNTEQLLDDICMTLGGRAVEELVFGKISTGAQNDLQVITRMAYAMVTVYGMNDKIGNVSFYDPNSDQSFTKPYSEETSRMIDEEVRKLIDAAYVRTKNLLTERMEQVQILAKELLQKEVLYQADLERLIGKRPYDVPREHHLGKEGMTTDGVHPADIINPSPSPANA from the coding sequence ATGGAAAAAGGAGGCAATAACTTCAACAAGGGTTCAGAAAAAGCGCCTAAGAAAGGACCGAAGTTCAATATATACTGGGTGTATGCCTTTATAGGTCTTGCCCTGCTTGCAATGAACTTTTTTGATTTCAGATCCCCTACCAAAGAAATCAGCTTCCAGGAATTTCAGGTAAATTATTTGAAACCTGGGGACGTCGATAAATTGGTTGTTGTAAACAAGAAATATGTAGAAGTCTACATAAAACAGGACAGTCTTAAACTGCCAAAATTCACCGAGGTAGCCAAAAGCAAGTTTGGCGGTCTGAATCCCGGCCCTCATTACCGTTTCTCAATTGGTAGTGAAGAAAGTTTCAAGAAAGATATTGACAAGGCCCAGGAAGGCATCCCTATGGAAAGCCAGGTAAAAATCTCCTATGACGAGCGTCAAAGCTGGTTTGAGCCTATTTTCCAGTTGCTGCTGCCTATCATCCTGATCATTGGTCTGTGGATATTGCTGATGCGTAAAATGGGAGGCCCTGCCGGCGGTAGTGGCGGTCCCGGAGGCATCTTTAATATCGGTAAGTCCAAAGCTACCCTGTTTGATAAAGGCACCCGCGTAAACATTACGTTCAACGATGTGGCTGGTCTGGATGAAGCAAAGGTAGAAGTGATGGAAATCGTGGACTTCCTGAAAAATCCGAAAAAATACACCTCTCTGGGTGGTAAAATACCGAAAGGCGCATTGCTGGTAGGCCCTCCGGGCACCGGTAAAACCCTGCTGGCCAAAGCAATGGCTGGTGAGGCTCAGGTTCCTTTCTTCTCTATGTCCGGTTCCGACTTCGTGGAGCTGTTCGTAGGGGTAGGTGCCAGCCGTGTACGTGACCTGTTTAAACAGGCCCGCGAAAAAGCTCCCTGCATCATCTTCATCGATGAAATTGACGCAATCGGACGTGCCAGAGGTAAAAATGTCATGATGAGCAACGACGAAAGGGAAAACACCCTGAACCAGCTGCTCGTTGAAATGGACGGCTTCGGTACAGACAGCGGTATCATCATCCTGGCTGCCACCAACCGCCCCGACGTACTGGACAGCGCTTTACTGCGCCCCGGCCGTTTCGACCGTCAGATCTCCATCGACAAACCAGACCTGGCCGGAAGAGAAACCATCTTTGAAGTACACCTGAAGCCTATCAAAACATCTCCTAACCTGGATGTGAAGAAACTGGCCTCCATGACCCCCGGCTTCGCCGGCGCTGATATTGCCAACGTATGTAACGAAGCAGCCCTCATCGCTGCCCGTAAAGGCAAGACCCAGGTAGAAATGGAAGACTTCAACGACGCTATCGACCGCGTAATCGGTGGCCTGGAAAAGAAAAACAAAATCATCTCCCCGGAAGAAAAAGAAGTAATCGCTTATCACGAAGCCGGACACGCTATCTGCGGATGGTACCTGGAACATGCCAACCCATTGGTGAAAGTAACCATCGTACCCCGTGGTGTGGCTGCCCTCGGATACGCACAATATCTTCCGAAAGAACAATATCTCTACAACACCGAGCAACTGCTCGATGATATCTGCATGACCCTCGGCGGCCGTGCTGTAGAAGAACTCGTATTCGGTAAAATATCCACCGGCGCTCAAAACGACCTGCAGGTAATCACCCGCATGGCCTATGCAATGGTGACCGTATACGGTATGAATGATAAGATCGGTAATGTGTCTTTCTATGATCCTAACAGTGATCAGTCCTTCACCAAACCTTACTCTGAAGAAACATCCCGGATGATCGATGAAGAAGTAAGGAAACTGATCGATGCGGCTTATGTAAGAACCAAAAACCTGCTGACAGAAAGAATGGAACAGGTGCAGATTCTGGCGAAGGAACTGCTGCAGAAAGAAGTTTTATACCAGGCCGACCTGGAAAGACTCATCGGCAAACGTCCTTACGATGTGCCCAGAGAACATCACCTGGGAAAAGAAGGTATGACTACTGACGGTGTACACCCGGCAGATATCATCAACCCTTCTCCTTCACCTGCTAATGCGTAG
- the recO gene encoding DNA repair protein RecO — MLHKTRGIVLRTVKYGDTSVIVSIFTELFGLQSYIANGVRSSKPKAAKGNLLQPGNILELVVYHNELKNLQRISEFKLCYIYTSLHFSVVKNTIALFLIELLQKSLKQPEQHLELYYFTENTLQLLDGSATPVIANLPLYYTLKLAEHFGFRLSGRFTEYTPYLDLQEGTFSDLPPHHTAHLDPENSELTDRIFQCSEIQHLAGISMTKEKRRKLLYAYLDYLRLHMPDFTELQSPPILHEILDA, encoded by the coding sequence TTGCTTCATAAAACACGCGGCATAGTATTACGTACAGTAAAATATGGGGATACCAGCGTGATCGTGAGTATCTTCACTGAGCTGTTTGGCCTCCAGTCATATATCGCCAATGGTGTGCGCTCATCCAAGCCTAAAGCCGCCAAAGGCAATCTGTTGCAGCCTGGTAATATCCTCGAGCTGGTGGTATACCACAATGAGCTCAAAAACCTGCAACGTATCTCCGAATTCAAGCTGTGCTACATTTATACCTCGCTGCACTTCAGCGTGGTCAAAAATACCATTGCCCTGTTCCTGATAGAGCTATTGCAGAAAAGCCTGAAACAACCGGAGCAACATCTTGAGCTGTATTATTTTACAGAAAACACCCTGCAGCTGCTGGATGGATCGGCCACGCCGGTCATCGCCAACCTGCCACTATACTACACGCTCAAACTGGCCGAACACTTCGGCTTCCGTCTTAGTGGACGCTTCACTGAATACACGCCCTACCTCGATCTGCAGGAAGGTACCTTTTCCGATCTGCCACCTCACCATACGGCCCACCTGGACCCGGAAAACAGTGAGCTGACCGACCGTATTTTCCAGTGCAGCGAAATACAGCACCTGGCTGGTATCAGTATGACAAAAGAAAAAAGAAGGAAACTGTTGTACGCTTATCTCGACTATCTCCGGTTGCATATGCCGGATTTCACGGAACTACAGTCACCGCCCATTCTGCACGAGATCCTGGACGCCTGA
- a CDS encoding translation initiation factor, with translation MSKKKNTSGGIVYSTDPNFSLEPEHTEEQETLAPAMQQLRVKLDTKQRAGKVVTLIDGFVGKEEDVEKLGKELKTKCGTGGSVKDGQILIQGDYKEKVIKWLLDWGYKKTK, from the coding sequence ATGTCCAAGAAGAAAAATACCTCCGGCGGGATTGTGTATTCTACTGATCCCAACTTCTCCCTCGAACCGGAACATACAGAAGAACAGGAAACCCTCGCCCCTGCCATGCAACAGCTGAGGGTGAAACTGGATACCAAACAGAGAGCCGGTAAAGTGGTAACGCTGATAGATGGCTTTGTTGGAAAAGAAGAAGACGTCGAAAAACTGGGCAAGGAACTGAAAACCAAATGCGGTACCGGCGGTAGCGTGAAAGATGGTCAAATCCTTATCCAGGGTGATTATAAAGAGAAAGTGATAAAGTGGCTGCTCGATTGGGGCTATAAGAAAACGAAATAA
- a CDS encoding biotin--[acetyl-CoA-carboxylase] ligase, producing the protein MVGHPFYTLDEIDSTNNYAMEQVNSGQVTSGTAWFTSNQTAGKGTRGKQWLARPGDIIALSIALQPAMLPLSRQFMLSMAVALATHDFLSAYAGDETIIKWPNDIYWRDRKAGGILIENVLRGSMWHYAIIGIGLNINQGKFPDALTNAVSLKQITGKNWDAASLAKDLCRHLDNRIKQLHVSAIDTLLSEYKTKLFRWQQPALYRKDGEIFQGIIRDILPDGHLCLERDGTILQLGFGEVEFILTH; encoded by the coding sequence GTGGTAGGACACCCGTTTTATACTCTAGACGAAATTGACAGCACCAATAACTATGCCATGGAGCAGGTGAATTCAGGCCAGGTGACATCCGGCACAGCCTGGTTTACCAGCAACCAAACCGCGGGGAAAGGTACCCGTGGCAAACAGTGGTTAGCCCGGCCCGGGGATATCATCGCGCTCTCTATAGCCCTGCAACCAGCCATGTTACCGCTTTCCCGCCAGTTCATGCTGAGCATGGCCGTAGCCCTCGCTACCCACGATTTTTTGTCGGCCTATGCCGGCGATGAAACCATCATAAAATGGCCTAATGATATTTATTGGCGTGACAGAAAGGCAGGAGGTATCCTCATAGAAAATGTCTTACGCGGCAGTATGTGGCATTATGCCATTATTGGTATCGGCCTCAACATTAATCAGGGCAAATTTCCGGACGCTCTCACCAACGCTGTTTCGCTCAAACAAATCACCGGCAAAAACTGGGATGCAGCCTCGCTGGCGAAAGACCTTTGCCGCCACCTCGATAACCGTATCAAACAGCTCCATGTGTCCGCTATTGATACACTACTGTCCGAATATAAAACGAAACTTTTCCGCTGGCAGCAGCCTGCCCTCTACCGGAAAGACGGAGAGATCTTCCAGGGCATCATCCGTGACATACTGCCTGATGGTCACCTCTGCCTCGAAAGAGACGGTACCATATTACAACTGGGTTTTGGTGAAGTAGAGTTTATCCTGACCCATTAA
- the rsfS gene encoding ribosome silencing factor, translated as MAPLTVLSTRKKAQTRLTRESEIFTTIIKAIQEKKGENIVSLDLRQIPEAVADFFVLCEANSNTQVRAIADFVSHEVELKVGEAPYRHEGFTAQQWILVDYVNIVVHIFQPETRKFYNLEEMWSDADRMDHNDD; from the coding sequence TTGGCACCCTTAACCGTTCTGAGCACGAGAAAAAAGGCCCAAACGCGCCTGACCAGAGAAAGTGAAATTTTTACCACCATCATAAAAGCCATACAGGAAAAGAAGGGGGAAAATATCGTGTCCCTGGATCTACGCCAGATTCCTGAAGCTGTGGCCGATTTCTTCGTATTATGTGAAGCCAATTCCAATACCCAGGTAAGAGCAATTGCTGATTTTGTATCGCATGAGGTAGAGTTGAAAGTAGGTGAAGCTCCCTATAGACATGAAGGGTTTACTGCTCAACAGTGGATACTGGTAGACTATGTGAATATTGTAGTACATATTTTCCAGCCGGAAACAAGGAAGTTCTATAATCTCGAGGAAATGTGGAGTGACGCCGATAGGATGGACCACAACGATGACTGA
- a CDS encoding UDP-2,3-diacylglucosamine diphosphatase produces the protein MEISLPANKKIYFASDFHLGAPNPAVSREREKLIVQWLEMVEKDAQHIFLVGDLFDFWFEYKHVIPKGYTRLLGKLADLTDKGIGISVFIGNHDMWMDGYFESELNIPVYYEPQVFTLGTKKFYIGHGDGLGPGDHGYKFLKKIFRNPVCRWLFSCIHPVVGISMANYFSRKSRASTGQELEKFLGEDQEWLAIYSREVLQKEHFDYFIFGHRHLPLDLTVGKDSRYINLGEWLNYTSYAVFDGNDTRLEFFTEAGAKLGQQSGVQDLVQNGR, from the coding sequence ATGGAAATTTCTTTACCAGCCAATAAGAAAATATATTTTGCTTCAGACTTCCACCTGGGTGCTCCCAATCCTGCTGTCAGCAGGGAGCGCGAAAAATTGATCGTACAGTGGCTGGAAATGGTGGAAAAGGATGCGCAACATATCTTTCTGGTAGGAGATCTTTTTGATTTCTGGTTTGAATACAAACATGTGATCCCTAAAGGATACACCCGCCTGCTGGGCAAGCTCGCCGACCTTACCGATAAAGGCATCGGTATATCCGTATTTATCGGCAACCACGACATGTGGATGGATGGTTATTTTGAGTCAGAGCTGAATATCCCTGTTTATTACGAACCCCAGGTGTTTACATTGGGCACCAAAAAATTCTATATCGGCCATGGTGATGGGTTAGGCCCCGGCGACCATGGATATAAGTTCCTGAAAAAGATTTTCCGTAACCCCGTATGCCGCTGGTTGTTCTCCTGTATACATCCGGTAGTGGGCATCTCCATGGCTAATTATTTCAGCCGTAAGAGCAGGGCGTCCACCGGCCAGGAGCTGGAGAAATTCCTGGGAGAAGACCAGGAATGGCTGGCGATCTACAGCCGGGAAGTGCTGCAAAAGGAACATTTCGACTATTTTATTTTCGGCCATCGGCATTTGCCGCTCGACCTTACTGTAGGAAAAGACAGCCGTTACATCAACCTGGGAGAATGGTTGAACTATACCTCCTATGCCGTTTTTGATGGAAATGATACCAGGCTGGAATTTTTTACAGAAGCGGGTGCGAAACTGGGGCAGCAGTCAGGCGTCCAGGATCTCGTGCAGAATGGGCGGTGA
- a CDS encoding efflux RND transporter permease subunit gives MWQRLAGFVLKFRLPLLLLLLIATGVMAIFATRVEMSYDYVATIPHDNPKFLEYQKFKEKFGGDGNMLVLGVQTDKFFQEDFFRDYMKLNQDLKKVSAVESILSVPVAINLVKNDSTQKLEAGLLFKDSSYTQAQIDSLAGVFRTLLFYKDRLYNAETGAYMMAIYVNKDVFNSPKRTAVVAEITKLAKAFEEKHHTEVHLSGLPLIRTVMAVKVADELKLFLKISFLLTGLILFLFFRSFGAVLMSMVVVAIGVIWSVATIVLMGYKITLLTGLIPSLIVVIGIPNCVYFLSKYHAEYARHGNKTKALVRMIQRMGIVTLFTNLTAAIGFGVFCFTNSAILKEFGVVAGLNIMFIFLISFIFLPSVLSFLPPPKTKHINYLENGFLGKVLDFLITLVFKYRKPVYLFTGIVVIGALVGMTRLKSVGYMLDDIPKTDKLYTDLKFFENNFKGVMPLEIAVDTKRKNGVVSLQTLNKLDELTKLIESQSDFARPLSIVEGIKFAKQAYYNGDSSNYAVPNQFDLGFLAPYLRMKQANTSANGSATNFSKLLSSFMDSTKQVARVSVNMKDVGSQRLPLLMDSLAPKVTAIFDTAHYKVTFTGTSIIFQEGTRFIINGLTESILLAFVLIMVCMLYLFRSWRMLLISLIPNIIPLIVTAGVMGWIGVALKPSTVLVFSVALGIAIDVTIRFLVNFKQELPRHDLDISATVKQTIHETGLSIIYTSMILFAGFMIFSFSEFGGTKALGWLTSLTLVVAMITNLTILPALLLWMEKALLKKARRKELWTALDEEQDIEMSKLGVDDSE, from the coding sequence ATGTGGCAACGTTTAGCCGGCTTTGTGCTAAAATTCCGATTACCGCTCCTACTGCTGTTACTGATCGCCACCGGCGTGATGGCGATTTTTGCAACCAGGGTGGAGATGTCCTACGACTATGTGGCTACCATACCGCATGATAATCCTAAATTTCTGGAGTACCAGAAGTTCAAGGAAAAGTTCGGAGGAGATGGTAATATGCTGGTGTTGGGGGTGCAAACCGACAAGTTTTTCCAGGAAGATTTTTTCCGGGACTATATGAAGCTCAACCAAGACCTGAAGAAAGTCAGCGCAGTGGAAAGCATTCTGAGCGTGCCGGTGGCCATCAACCTTGTGAAAAATGACAGTACACAGAAGCTGGAAGCGGGGTTGTTGTTTAAGGACAGCAGTTATACCCAGGCGCAGATTGATAGTCTGGCGGGCGTGTTCAGGACCTTGTTGTTTTATAAGGACCGCCTGTACAATGCCGAAACGGGTGCCTATATGATGGCCATCTATGTAAACAAGGATGTTTTCAATTCCCCCAAACGCACAGCTGTGGTAGCTGAAATTACCAAACTGGCCAAAGCTTTTGAAGAGAAACATCATACAGAGGTGCATTTAAGCGGTTTGCCACTTATTCGTACAGTCATGGCCGTTAAGGTAGCGGATGAACTGAAGCTTTTTCTGAAGATCTCTTTCCTGCTGACAGGATTGATCCTGTTCCTGTTTTTCCGGTCTTTTGGAGCAGTGTTGATGTCTATGGTGGTGGTAGCAATTGGTGTGATCTGGTCGGTAGCCACTATTGTGCTGATGGGCTATAAGATCACGTTGCTGACTGGTTTGATTCCTTCGCTGATCGTAGTGATCGGGATACCCAACTGTGTTTATTTTCTCAGTAAATATCATGCGGAATATGCCCGCCACGGTAATAAAACCAAGGCGTTGGTGCGGATGATACAGCGGATGGGCATCGTAACACTGTTTACCAACCTGACCGCCGCTATCGGTTTCGGGGTGTTCTGTTTCACCAACAGTGCTATTCTGAAAGAGTTTGGTGTGGTAGCGGGGTTAAATATCATGTTCATCTTCCTGATCTCTTTCATCTTCCTGCCTTCCGTGTTGAGTTTCCTGCCACCGCCGAAAACCAAACATATCAACTATCTGGAAAACGGTTTTCTGGGCAAGGTGCTGGATTTCCTCATTACGCTGGTATTTAAATACCGCAAACCTGTATATCTTTTTACAGGTATTGTGGTGATAGGAGCCCTGGTAGGTATGACCCGACTGAAGTCTGTAGGTTATATGCTGGATGATATTCCGAAGACCGACAAGCTGTATACCGATCTGAAATTTTTTGAGAATAACTTTAAAGGTGTGATGCCGCTGGAGATAGCGGTAGATACCAAACGTAAAAACGGAGTCGTTAGCCTGCAGACGTTGAACAAGCTGGATGAACTGACTAAGTTGATTGAATCCCAGTCAGACTTTGCGAGGCCTTTGTCGATTGTGGAGGGTATCAAGTTTGCCAAGCAGGCTTATTATAACGGCGACAGCTCCAACTATGCAGTGCCTAACCAGTTTGATCTGGGCTTTCTGGCGCCTTATCTGCGCATGAAACAGGCCAATACATCGGCGAATGGTTCGGCTACTAACTTTTCGAAGCTGCTATCTTCCTTTATGGACAGCACCAAACAGGTGGCGAGGGTAAGTGTGAATATGAAAGACGTGGGTTCCCAGCGGTTGCCGTTACTGATGGATTCACTGGCTCCCAAGGTGACTGCTATTTTTGACACAGCGCATTACAAGGTAACCTTTACCGGTACCAGTATTATATTCCAGGAGGGTACGCGGTTTATCATCAATGGTCTGACAGAAAGTATTCTGCTGGCTTTTGTGCTGATCATGGTTTGTATGTTGTATCTGTTCCGTTCCTGGCGGATGTTGCTCATTTCGCTGATCCCCAACATTATCCCGCTGATAGTGACTGCCGGTGTGATGGGATGGATAGGGGTAGCATTGAAACCATCTACGGTGTTGGTGTTTAGTGTGGCACTGGGTATAGCCATTGACGTTACTATTCGTTTCCTGGTGAACTTTAAGCAGGAGTTGCCGCGGCATGACCTGGATATTTCCGCTACGGTAAAGCAGACGATCCATGAAACTGGTTTGAGTATTATTTATACCTCGATGATCCTTTTTGCCGGGTTTATGATTTTCAGTTTCTCTGAGTTTGGTGGTACCAAGGCGTTAGGATGGCTGACTTCCCTGACACTGGTGGTGGCGATGATTACCAATCTTACGATTCTGCCGGCGTTGTTGTTATGGATGGAGAAGGCTTTGTTGAAGAAGGCACGGAGGAAAGAGTTGTGGACAGCGTTGGATGAAGAGCAGGACATTGAGATGTCTAAGCTGGGTGTTGATGACAGTGAATAG
- a CDS encoding aldo/keto reductase: MQYRKLGKTGESISAIGLGCMGMSFAYGNATDFNEAESLNTLELALELGINFLDTADMYGQGANEILLSKILATKRDKIFLATKFGFKFKEDGSYFFDGSPKYLKQACEASLKRLKVDVIDLYYAHRVDENVPIEDTVGAMAELVKEGKVRYLGLSEASAASIRKANAVHPIAALQSEYSLFTRDVEGEILKTTRELGMSLVAYSPLGRGLTTGAITDAATLSNDDFRRTLPRFQEGNFEQNLQTVTALENFAKEKGITTAQLSLAWLLAQGEDIVPIPGTKRRKYLQENAAAADVQLNSADLEKIDAILKAGTVAGARYSEGALKLVNR, encoded by the coding sequence ATGCAGTACAGAAAACTTGGAAAAACAGGGGAATCAATTTCCGCAATAGGACTGGGTTGCATGGGTATGTCATTTGCCTATGGTAATGCTACCGACTTCAACGAAGCGGAATCGCTCAACACACTGGAGCTGGCACTCGAACTGGGTATCAACTTCCTGGACACAGCAGACATGTATGGGCAGGGCGCCAATGAAATCCTGCTCTCCAAAATACTGGCTACCAAAAGAGACAAAATCTTCCTGGCCACCAAATTCGGTTTCAAATTCAAGGAAGATGGTTCTTACTTTTTCGATGGATCTCCCAAATATCTGAAACAGGCCTGTGAAGCCAGCCTGAAAAGACTGAAGGTAGATGTGATTGACCTCTACTACGCACATCGTGTAGACGAGAACGTGCCCATCGAAGATACAGTAGGCGCTATGGCCGAACTGGTAAAGGAAGGAAAGGTGCGATACCTCGGACTGTCTGAAGCCAGCGCAGCTTCTATCCGGAAAGCGAACGCAGTACATCCTATCGCTGCCCTGCAAAGTGAATATTCTTTGTTTACCAGGGATGTGGAAGGCGAGATCCTGAAAACCACCCGTGAACTGGGTATGTCACTGGTGGCCTATAGCCCGCTGGGAAGAGGACTGACTACCGGTGCTATAACGGATGCGGCTACACTGAGCAATGATGATTTCCGCAGAACTCTGCCCCGCTTTCAGGAAGGTAACTTTGAACAAAATCTGCAGACGGTTACAGCTTTGGAAAATTTTGCGAAGGAAAAAGGTATTACTACCGCACAGCTGTCACTCGCATGGTTGCTGGCGCAGGGAGAAGATATCGTGCCAATACCAGGCACCAAACGCAGAAAATATCTGCAGGAAAACGCTGCAGCAGCAGATGTACAACTGAACAGCGCAGATCTTGAAAAAATAGATGCCATCCTCAAAGCTGGCACCGTTGCCGGCGCCCGGTATTCAGAAGGAGCCCTGAAACTGGTGAACCGCTAA
- a CDS encoding helix-turn-helix domain-containing protein, translating to MPIHKTPTIKLQRMEDFTDKVLLYSSNIMVPKAPLKGSFAVHSRSDYPCQDEVTASRRDYYKISFFSRGQGIFTMGEDRYEIDGPTLFFLNPHEIKTWRATSEIQEGYFCLFTDLLFDSIHAAHEDILQHPLLQPGARAIFKLTQQQSDYLESIFRQLLREYHENAAFKQEAILIYLRLLMLEGRRLASEAHTPQRAQTAAQILAHRFTDMLEKQFPIEYNHHQVKLKTAKEFAVQLNTHPNHLNACVKQTTGRTVSEHIRMRLLLEARLLLIHTDWQIAEIAWCLGFEDPGNFTHFFKNHSGQSPHIYRLQ from the coding sequence ATGCCTATTCACAAAACCCCCACCATCAAATTGCAACGGATGGAGGATTTCACTGACAAAGTGTTACTGTACTCATCCAACATCATGGTTCCCAAAGCTCCTCTCAAAGGTAGCTTTGCGGTACACTCCAGATCGGATTATCCATGTCAGGATGAGGTAACAGCCAGCAGACGTGACTATTACAAGATCAGTTTCTTCAGCCGCGGCCAGGGTATATTCACCATGGGAGAAGACCGATATGAGATAGATGGACCGACATTATTCTTTCTCAACCCTCATGAAATTAAAACCTGGCGGGCCACTTCAGAAATTCAGGAAGGTTATTTCTGTTTGTTCACAGACCTGCTGTTCGACTCCATACATGCAGCACATGAAGACATCCTGCAGCATCCTTTACTGCAACCTGGCGCCAGAGCTATATTCAAACTGACACAACAACAAAGTGATTATCTGGAATCCATTTTTCGGCAGCTGCTAAGGGAGTATCACGAAAATGCCGCTTTCAAACAGGAAGCGATACTGATCTACCTGAGGTTGCTCATGCTGGAAGGCAGAAGACTGGCCTCAGAGGCTCATACACCGCAGCGTGCACAAACGGCAGCACAGATACTGGCTCACCGCTTCACCGACATGCTGGAAAAACAGTTCCCGATAGAATACAACCACCATCAGGTAAAACTGAAAACAGCCAAGGAATTTGCCGTTCAGCTCAACACACATCCCAATCATCTTAACGCCTGCGTAAAACAGACAACAGGCCGCACCGTGAGTGAGCATATAAGGATGCGGCTCCTGCTGGAAGCCCGGCTGTTACTCATCCATACCGACTGGCAGATCGCTGAGATCGCGTGGTGTCTTGGCTTTGAAGATCCGGGCAACTTCACCCATTTCTTTAAAAATCATAGCGGGCAGTCTCCACATATCTATCGTTTACAGTAA
- a CDS encoding LutC/YkgG family protein — MKISPAKENILKRVRNALSQPVQLPFPNSEGNSTVFKVENEGLELKFAEEFTKLQGKFVFCTSKAELIENLRALSENKEWRNLYCQTPSVMKMLRGEELPVLNQSDMHEADAAITDCEYLIARTGTVVLSAAQPSGRVLPVYAPVHIMVAYTHQLVFDLKDAFNKLKEKYGNELPSAVSFATGPSRTADIEKTLVVGIHGPKEVYVFLVDE, encoded by the coding sequence ATGAAGATTTCTCCTGCTAAGGAAAATATTCTGAAAAGAGTACGGAATGCGTTAAGCCAGCCGGTACAGTTGCCCTTCCCTAACTCGGAGGGCAACTCCACTGTTTTCAAAGTAGAGAATGAAGGGTTGGAATTGAAGTTTGCGGAGGAGTTTACCAAATTACAGGGGAAGTTCGTTTTCTGCACCAGCAAGGCTGAACTGATAGAGAACCTGCGGGCATTGTCCGAAAATAAGGAATGGCGCAATCTCTACTGTCAGACTCCTTCCGTCATGAAAATGTTGCGTGGAGAAGAGCTGCCGGTGCTTAACCAGAGCGATATGCACGAAGCAGATGCAGCCATCACCGATTGCGAATATCTGATTGCCCGCACCGGTACTGTTGTGCTGAGCGCAGCCCAACCCAGCGGAAGAGTGCTCCCGGTATATGCGCCGGTCCATATTATGGTGGCTTATACCCATCAGCTGGTGTTTGATCTGAAAGATGCTTTCAATAAACTGAAAGAAAAATACGGCAACGAATTGCCTTCTGCAGTATCATTCGCCACAGGACCCAGCCGTACGGCAGACATCGAGAAAACGCTGGTAGTGGGTATCCACGGTCCAAAAGAAGTATACGTTTTTTTAGTAGACGAATAA